A genome region from Bufo gargarizans isolate SCDJY-AF-19 chromosome 2, ASM1485885v1, whole genome shotgun sequence includes the following:
- the MRPS16 gene encoding 28S ribosomal protein S16, mitochondrial: MVHITSQVLKRYHGGYVVIRMALGGCANRPFYRIVAAHNKRARDGKHFDKLGTYDPLPNVYNEKLVSLNIDRIKYWIACGAHLSKPVAKLLGLAGFFPLHPMTITEAERLQKAKEKAAAQPEESPQEEAEA, from the exons CATCCCAGGTCCTGAAACGTTACCATGGAGGTTACGTGGTGATCAGAATGGCTCTTGGTGGCTGTGCTAACAGACCCTTTTATCGCATTGTGGCTGCCCATAACAAGCGGGCGCGGGACGGGAAGCACTTTGATAAACTTGGCACATATGACCCTTTACCTAATGTCTATAATGAGAAGCTTGTCAGCCTGAACATCGATCGGATAAAGTACTGGATCGCTTGTGGAGCACATCTATCAAAACCAGTGGCCAAGTTATTAG GACTTGCAGGATTTTTTCCTTTGCACCCAATGACTATTACAGAAGCCGAGAGGTTACAAAAAGCAAAGGAGAAGGCGGCTGCGCAGCCGGAGGAAAGCCCGCAGGAGGAGGCAGAAGCCTGA